From Caminibacter mediatlanticus TB-2, the proteins below share one genomic window:
- the clpA gene encoding ATP-dependent Clp protease ATP-binding subunit ClpA, whose amino-acid sequence MQITESLRKILNKIINEAKRRRHEYITVDHAFYILLENRNVRTILEDVGVDIDYIKRGLDYYLDTYIEKVPVETTPTETLNFHRATERMFNHIQGINKPYADEIDFFIALLEDETSYASQLLREFGIEKVEIVEYVTDIKELNNEIDKLNNKKEKSVLEEFAIELTSIAKDFDDVIGREKEINRVMQVLARRKKNNPILVGEPGVGKTAVVEGLAKKIAKNEVPDVLKGKKIYSLDMGSLVAGTKYRGEFEKRMKAILNELKKENEPILFIDEIHMIVGAGAAGDSKMDVANLLKPALAKGEIRCIGATTYEEYKNHFEKDKALNRRFQKIDIKEPSIEDTIKILEGLKPKYEEFHNVRYSKEAIKSAAILAKKYLREKFLPDSAIDLIDEAGAKYKLRGKKLITKSDIESIVANIANIPKESASQNEVEKLKNLEDNLKAKVFGQDEAIKELVKVIKRKKAGLTREDKPIGSFLFVGPTGVGKTEIAKQLANILGINFLRFDMSEYQEKHSVAKLIGSPPGYVGYEKGGLLTEAIRKNPHTVLLLDEIEKAHPDIVQILLQVMDNATLTDSDGRKADFRNVVLIMTSNLGVGEGNAPGFMQEMSEFKEEAIHRFFAPEFLNRLDAIVRFKPLSKESILLVVDKFIDELQDKLNNKKVKITLTKRAKEALANKGYSPKLGARPLARVIEENIVEPLSEEILFGDLRSGGEIKIDYVKEKFKLKRVDDKSK is encoded by the coding sequence ATGCAAATTACTGAAAGTTTAAGAAAAATATTAAATAAAATTATTAATGAAGCAAAAAGAAGAAGGCATGAGTATATTACAGTAGACCATGCTTTTTATATTTTGCTTGAAAATAGAAATGTTCGAACAATTTTAGAAGATGTTGGAGTAGATATTGATTATATAAAAAGGGGACTTGATTATTATCTTGATACATATATTGAAAAAGTCCCAGTTGAGACAACTCCAACAGAAACTTTAAATTTTCATAGAGCAACTGAGAGAATGTTTAACCATATTCAAGGGATTAATAAACCATATGCGGATGAAATTGACTTTTTTATTGCTCTTTTAGAGGATGAGACAAGTTATGCATCTCAGCTTTTAAGAGAATTTGGAATTGAAAAAGTTGAAATTGTTGAGTATGTGACTGATATTAAAGAACTTAATAATGAAATTGATAAGTTGAATAATAAAAAAGAAAAAAGTGTATTAGAAGAGTTTGCAATTGAGCTAACTTCTATTGCAAAAGATTTTGATGATGTTATTGGAAGAGAAAAAGAGATTAATAGAGTTATGCAAGTTTTAGCAAGAAGAAAGAAAAATAATCCAATATTAGTAGGCGAACCAGGTGTTGGTAAAACAGCAGTAGTAGAAGGACTTGCTAAAAAAATAGCTAAAAATGAAGTCCCAGATGTATTAAAAGGTAAAAAAATCTATTCTCTTGATATGGGAAGCTTAGTAGCTGGGACAAAATATAGAGGTGAGTTTGAAAAAAGAATGAAGGCTATTTTAAATGAGCTTAAAAAAGAGAATGAACCTATTTTATTTATAGATGAAATTCATATGATAGTAGGAGCTGGTGCGGCTGGTGATAGTAAAATGGATGTAGCAAATCTATTAAAACCAGCTCTTGCAAAAGGTGAAATTAGATGTATTGGTGCTACAACGTATGAAGAGTATAAAAATCATTTTGAAAAAGATAAGGCTTTAAATAGAAGATTTCAAAAAATAGATATAAAAGAGCCTTCAATAGAAGATACAATAAAAATTTTAGAAGGATTAAAACCAAAATATGAAGAATTTCATAATGTTAGATATTCAAAAGAGGCAATAAAAAGTGCAGCAATTTTAGCTAAGAAATATTTAAGAGAAAAATTTTTGCCAGATAGTGCTATTGATTTAATCGATGAAGCAGGAGCTAAATACAAACTTAGAGGAAAAAAACTTATTACAAAAAGCGATATTGAAAGTATAGTAGCAAATATTGCAAATATTCCAAAAGAGTCAGCATCTCAAAATGAAGTTGAAAAATTAAAAAATTTAGAAGATAATCTAAAAGCAAAAGTATTTGGACAAGATGAAGCAATAAAAGAGTTAGTAAAAGTTATAAAAAGAAAAAAAGCTGGACTAACTCGTGAAGATAAGCCAATTGGAAGCTTTTTATTTGTAGGACCAACAGGTGTTGGTAAAACAGAAATTGCAAAACAGCTTGCAAATATATTAGGGATTAACTTTTTAAGATTTGATATGAGTGAATATCAAGAAAAACACTCAGTTGCAAAATTAATTGGTTCACCTCCTGGATATGTGGGATATGAAAAAGGAGGATTATTAACAGAAGCAATTAGAAAAAATCCTCATACAGTTTTATTGTTAGATGAGATAGAAAAAGCTCATCCTGATATTGTGCAAATATTACTTCAAGTTATGGATAATGCGACATTAACTGATAGTGATGGAAGAAAAGCTGATTTTAGAAATGTTGTTTTAATTATGACAAGTAACTTAGGAGTTGGAGAAGGAAATGCACCAGGATTTATGCAAGAGATGAGTGAATTTAAAGAAGAGGCAATTCATAGATTTTTTGCACCAGAATTTTTAAATAGACTTGATGCAATAGTTAGATTTAAGCCTTTAAGCAAAGAGTCGATATTACTTGTAGTTGATAAATTTATAGATGAATTGCAAGATAAATTAAATAACAAAAAAGTAAAAATCACTCTTACAAAAAGAGCAAAAGAGGCT